The Sebastes fasciatus isolate fSebFas1 chromosome 4, fSebFas1.pri, whole genome shotgun sequence genome window below encodes:
- the LOC141766811 gene encoding uncharacterized protein LOC141766811, whose amino-acid sequence MNSVFIDNGANEQQTVDIQSQPVVPLSPSICVPPTLRDGESYHVFISYSSTDYQWTHSLINQLESCGLQVCYHERDFTPGRTVLENMSDCIQESQKVLLVLSPEFVRSRWCLLEANMSLFRDCLERKPIVPVLLEPGVSVPLHLCHLTYLEANDPDFKNKLLKVLCTANQELQGSTVVPYQPPSIYNGKALQPLIAVNDEGFNTWDCGQFSDMEVPDQLRLIIEDHEKYRQAVRMINSVSQNKVWLRPLWVRVLIYLIGVAFVVLLLFFYTFATAMFDATHRLPPPNDTYQIAAWVFTISGFYSVPLGLLIHIILWKNDDDKYILREMQKAIGQANTILCEEKVLMGCLRSNSKQIHLVYVSLDGCKHEFAETFSEQVCAEDMFQRALLYFSSGYACCLAKKHFPFPQPSSTGHLEGGVCFCQYVSQQLSTDKWA is encoded by the exons ATGAACAG TGTTTTCATAGATAATGGAGCCAATGAACAGCAGACTGTAGACATTCAGTCACAGCCTGTTGTCCCACTGTCTCCCTCTATTTGTGTTCCTCCCACACTGAGAGATGGTGAGAGTTACCATGTCTTCATCAGCTACAGCAGCACTGACTACCAGTGGACCCACTCCCTCATCAACCAGCTGGAGTCATGCGGCCTGCAGGTCTGCTACCACGAGCGTGACTTCACTCCCGGCCGCACCGTGTTGGAGAACATGTCCGACTGCATCCAGGAGAGCCAGAAGGTCCTGCTGGTTCTCAGCCCAGAGTTTGTGAGGAGCCGCTGGTGTCTCCTGGAGGCCAACATGTCTTTGTTCAGAGACTGCCTGGAGAGGAAACCCATCGTCCCAGTGCTGCTGGAGCCAGGAGTCTCTGTTCCTCTCCACCTCTGCCACCTCACCTACCTGGAGGCCAACGACCCCGACTTTAAGAATAAGCTGCTCAAGGTGCTCTGCACCGCCAACCAGGAGCTGCAAGGGTCCACTGTGGTGCCCTACCAGCCTCCCTCTATCTACAACGGGAAGGCCCTGCAGCCTCTGATTGCTGTCAATGATGAGGGATTCAATACATGGGATTGTGGTCAGttcagtgacatggaggtgccaGACCAACTACGCCTGATCATTGAGGACCACGAGAAGTACAGACAGGCTGTGAGGATGATCAACAGTGTCTCTCAAAATAAAGTGTGGTTGCGCCCACTCTGGGTTAGGGTACTGATCTACCTTATAGGCGTAGCATTTGTTGTACTCTTGTTATTCTTTTACACATTTGCAACAGCTATGTTCGATGCTACCCACCGTCTGCCCCCACCGAACGACACATACCAGATTGCAGCATGGGTGTTCACTATTTCTGGTTTCTACAGTGTTCCATTGGGGTTATTAATTCACATTATTCTCTGGAAGAATGATGATGATAAGTACATATTGAGGGAAATGCAGAAAGCTATAGGCCAGGCGAACACAATCCTCTGTGAGGAGAAGGTGTTAATGGGCTGTCTCCGGTCCAATTCAAAACAAATCCATCTGGTGTATGTTTCTCTGGACGGTTGCAAACATGAGTTTGCAGAGACATTTTCTGAGCAGGTTTGTGCTGAGGACATGTTTCAAAGAGCTCTGCTCTACTTCTCATCAGGTTACGCCTGCTGCcttgctaaaaaacactttccctTTCCCCAGCCCAGCTCCACTGGCCACCTGGAGGGAGGGGTGTGTTTCTGCCAGTATGTCTCCCAGCAGCTGAGCACAGACAAATGGGCATAA